In the Brassica rapa cultivar Chiifu-401-42 unplaced genomic scaffold, CAAS_Brap_v3.01 Scaffold0246, whole genome shotgun sequence genome, one interval contains:
- the LOC117129912 gene encoding uncharacterized protein LOC117129912, protein MKKAQDRQKKYADQRRREVVFAVGDMVYLKVSAQKGKDHFGKVGKLAVRFIGPYRIIGRVGEVAYRLELPEDMNLHPRIPELRTNLTYPEGPISIGERRLKKLKNREIPQIQVFWGRQNRLVITWEDEDGYRQNYPEFFEDEAATSSAP, encoded by the exons ATGAAGAAGGCACAGGATCGACAGAAGAAGTACGCAGATCAAAGAAGGCGAGAAGTAGTATTTGCAGTTGgagatatggtctatctcaaggTATCAGCTCAGAAAGGAAAGGATCATTTCGGCAAAGTCGGGAAGTTAGCAGTTCGTTTCATTGGTCCATACCGGATCATTGGAAGAGTAGGAGAAGTAGCTTACAGGCTAGAGCTGCCAGAAGACATGAATTTACACCCT AGAATCCCAGAGCTGAGGACAAATCTCACATATCCAGAAGGGCCGATAAGCATCGGGGAACGACGtttgaagaagctgaagaataGGGAGATTCCTCAAATCCAAGTCTTTTGGGGAAGACAAAACCGCTTGGTGATAACATGGGAAGATGAAGACGGATATCGTCAGAACTATCCAGAGTTCTTCGAAGATGAAGCGGCGACGTCATCAGCACcttag